Proteins from a genomic interval of Cygnus olor isolate bCygOlo1 chromosome 9, bCygOlo1.pri.v2, whole genome shotgun sequence:
- the AMER3 gene encoding APC membrane recruitment protein 3 → MELKRGKTFIKSSVQHEKVLPEHTASTNKNDIGKEKKAALEGNRSVAEVQLAYLATRKNYRFSTRAARNGAGDNSLEKSSGSSYKLVRKSKTHDCVSEADKTEQCSPSNRACEEGFSGKGKGRLVNSISFSGMSSSSSKKECVVSPSQSACSSQMIDYRNFVPQMPFVPAVAKTIPRKRISLKRSKKGLRDIFHIKKNKPESLAFLVEKDKNLSSPGCKSELPGRLAKYLFKTGEPFAADCLSQDCSDSELQSDSSYDCYNPLCEDVASLKSFDSLTGCGEIFADESSAHLELENSKEVLVRRSKHKESPIMGSFQGGVEQLASPGQNEAIEFGKFWDNINKSVRLHQSMLFDKKLLTMPGSDMGQAGSQAAASATDPQMSPDKDGDNSKESSTETGTPKSDNQESISTSDEGYYDSFSPGQDDEMKEAQTPGVPGRFPRDSYSGDALYELFYDSNEVKINPVLDDDLCTSESISEQAIEIPLSIYSFHVGAEENTASQPAVDIISQGFFHSTWKGKECLLKLCDTELSLTMGIINWLRKHSGLVSSPDSLQSPQSQPEKGNHSPIPPSPGPKHNVSTARQEKQSKEDTFNRKVSLDKSKDATQASSVNVAERDSCTNTSNLDFQGREGSHHEHSSTVPGTAETTGASNYAPQSQANGDNLQTSSTEKATISEGYETSEDRILLAENLNRQSGSQSSESPLLNDNHEVESCYSYKTAATSPLDTLEREDRNKPMYHSLSVCCDKPPQPLTLRGFQSYISPTPRESSTNIVQLLERCVTQVASLKLSYENKHLEDKYIGNEMNNIICKMSQYRNKLLLQNECNCVAQKPEYSSIACTNQYNYETSFQASSLYHLKQNGEQICSEDQKGRAKILDEVARDKISFEYAQLNNQAFSYLQDFTFASDSAPATMLSRPTFLPLFNSLCLDIPATVSSDPYRTAIPPAESLQPKEAEQGSPGPWHYAESPCRCLSGVTALSPHPEAAAPDTAAVGRNQQ, encoded by the coding sequence ATGGAgctcaagagaggaaaaacctTCATCAAATCCAGTGTGCAACATGAGAAAGTGCTACCAGAGCACACAGCttctacaaacaaaaatgatatagggaaagaaaaaaaggcagcccTGGAGGGAAACCGAAGTGTAGCTGAAGTCCAGCTGGCATACCTGGCCACACGCAAGAACTACAGATTTTCCACCAGAGCAGCAAGGAATGGTGCTGGTGACAACAGCCTGGAAAAATCATCTGGGTCCTCCTACAAACTTGTAAGGAAGAGTAAAACCCATGACTGTGTTAGTGAAGCAGATAAAACAGAGCAGTGCAGCCCCAGCAATAGGGCTTGTGAGGAAGGTTTTtctggaaaggggaaggggcGACTCGTCAATAGCATCAGCTTTTCAGGAATGTCCAGTTCCAGCAGTAAGAAAGAGTGTGTAGTAAGCCCCAGCCAGTCTGCCTGCAGCAGTCAGATGATTGATTACAGGAACTTTGTGCCACAGATGCCTTTTGTACCAGCTGTTGCAAAAACCATCCCCAGGAAGAGGATATCCCTCAAGAGATCAAAGAAAGGGCTCAGagatatatttcatattaaaaaaaataaaccgGAGAGCCTCGCATTCCTGGTTGAGAAAGACAAGAACCTGTCCTCTCCAGGCTGCAAGAGTGAGTTGCCTGGGCGTCTCGCAAAGTACCTTTTCAAAACTGGAGAACCATTTGCAGCCGACTGCTTGTCACAAGACTGCTCAGACAGTGAACTGCAGTCTGACTCTTCCTACGACTGCTACAACCCTCTGTGTGAAGATGTTGCATCACTGAAGAGCTTTGACTCCCTCACTGGCTGTGGGGAAATCTTTGCTGACGAGAGCTCTGCTCACCTGGAGCTGGAGAACAGCAAAGAAGTTCTGGTGAGACGAAGCAAGCACAAAGAGAGCCCCATCATGGGCTCCTTCCAAGGGGGTGTGGAGCAGCTGGCCTCTCCAGGCCAGAATGAGGCCATTGAATTTGGGAAGTTTTGGGACAACATTAACAAATCAGTGAGGCTACATCAGAGCATGCTGTTTGATAAGAAGTTACTGACGATGCCTGGTTCTGACATGGGACAGGCTGGAAGCCAAGCTGCTGCATCTGCGACAGACCCCCAGATGTCACCTGATAAAGATGGTGACAATTCCAAAGAGAGCTCCACAGAAACAGGAACACCAAAAAGTGACAACCAGGAATCCATATCCACGAGTGATGAAGGCTACTATGATTCATTCTCTCCTGGACAAGACGATGAAATGAAGGAAGCTCAGACCCCTGGGGTCCCAGGCAGATTTCCAAGAGACAGCTACAGTGGAGATGCCCTTTATGAGCTCTTCTATGACTCAAATGAAGTCAAAATAAACCCAGTCCTAGATGATGACTTGTGTACAtctgaaagcatttcagaacAAGCCATTGAAATCCCTTTGTCCATCTACAGCTTTCATGTTGGAGCTGAGGAAAACACGGCTTCCCAACCAGCTGTAGACATCATCAGCCAGGGTTTTTTCCACAGCACATGGAAAGGCAAAGAATGTTTGCTAAAGCTCTGTGATACTGAGCTTTCACTAACCATGGGGATAATAAACTGGCTGCGAAAACACTCAGGGCTTGTTTCCTCCCCAGACTCTCTTCAGAGCCCTCAGTCACAGCCAGAAAAGGGTAATCATTCACCAATCCCTCCCAGCCCCGGTCCTAAGCACAATGTGAGCACAGCACGGcaggagaaacaaagcaaggaaGATACATTTAACCGAAAGGTGTCTTTGGACAAAAGCAAAGATGCAACCCAGGCCTCTTCAGTAAATGTTGCTGAAAGAGACTCTTGCACTAATACATCTAATCTGGATTTCCAAGGAAGGGAAGGTAGTCACCATGAGCATTCATCTACTGTGCCTGGGACTGCGGAAACCACTGGTGCATCAAATTATGCACCACAATCACAGGCAAATGGAGACAATCTGCAGACATCTTCAACTGAGAAGGCAACAATTTCAGAAGGATACGAGACATCTGAAGATAGAATTCTGCTGGCAGAGAACTTGAACAGACAGAGTGGCTCACAGAGCTCTGAAAGCCCTTTGTTAAATGATAATCATGAAGTAGAATCATGTTACTCCTATAAGACTGCTGCGACCTCACCTCTGGATACCCTTGAGAGGGAGGACAGAAATAAACCAATGTATCACTCTCTGTCTGTTTGCTGTGACAAACCACCGCAGCCTCTTACTCTCAGAGGCTTCCAGAGCTACATCAGCCCCACGCCAAGGGAGAGCAGCACTAACATAGTGCAGCTCTTAGAGCGCTGCGTAACACAAGTGGCATCACTAAAACTCAGCTATGAAAACAAGCACCTGGAAGACAAATATATTGGGAATGAAATGAACAATATCATTTGTAAGATGTCTCAGTACAGAAACAAGCTACTGTtgcaaaatgaatgcaattGTGTTGCTCAAAAGCCAGAATACTCCAGTATTGCTTGCACAAACCAATACAATTATGAAACAAGTTTCCAAGCCAGCAGTCTAtatcatttgaaacaaaatgggGAGCAAATTTGCTCCGAGGACCAGAAAGGTAGAGCAAAAATCCTAGATGAAGTTGCTAGAGACAAGATCAGTTTTGAATATGCCCAGCTAAATAATCAAGCATTCTCCTACTTACAAGACTTCACATTTGCAAGCGATTCTGCTCCCGCTACAATGCTCAGCAGGCCAACATTTTTACCTCTCTTTAACTCTCTCTGCTTAGACATACCTGCTACTGTTTCATCAGATCCGTACCGCACTGCCATCCCTCCAGCTGAGTCACTGCAGCCCAAGGAGGCCGAGCAGGGCAGCCCAGGGCCCTGGCATTATGCAGAGTCCCCTTGCAGATGCCTGTCGGGGGTGACAGCTCTGTCCCCTCacccagaggcagcagccccggacacagcagcagtggggaggaACCAGCAGTAA